The Sinorhizobium fredii USDA 257 region GATGCCATTGGCATGGTCGGCGCCGCGCGCTGTTTCTACATTGCCGGTCGTATGGGAAGCGGCCTCTATGACCCGCTCGATCCCTTGGCCGAGGACAGGCCGCTCGACGACAAGGCCTTTGCGATCGACCACTTCGAAACGAAGCTCTTCCGTCTCGTCGACGGATTCCAGACTGCTGCAGGGCGTCGCCTGGCGCTGGAGCGACAAACGCGGCTGCGCGGCGTGCTTGCCATGCTGCTCGATGAAATCTAACTGTTTCAGCATGTTGCAGCCACGCGATGAATCGGATCGCGAGCGACCTGAATCGATCTCTGAACTTGGAAAACGCGATGAAAGTCACCGGCCTCAATATCCACCCCTTGAAAAGCGGTCGCGCCGTGCCGCAAACGGCCGTGACGGTCAATCTCGACGGGTTGGCAGGCGACCGGCGATTCATGGTCGTCGAGCCCGATGGCCAGTTCATCACCCAGCGCGAGTTGCAGGCGCTGGCCCAGGTCGAAGCGACACATATCGACGGCGGCGTTCAACTGAAGATGCATGGCAACGAAATCTCCGTCCGCTTCGATCCGGATAGCCGGCTCGCTGTCCGGGTCTGGTCAAGCGACGTGAATGCAGCCGTTGCCGACGACGCCGTGAATGAGGAGCTGTCGGCCTGGTTCGGGCGTCCGGTCAAGCTCGTGCATATGGACGAGGAGGCCGAGCGCTTCGTTGGCGCCGAATGGGCCGGTATCGCGGCGCCGGTCGGCTTTGCCGACGGCTTCCCGGTGCTGATCACGACGACCGGTTCGTTAGTCGATCTCAATCGAACCCTCGTCGAGAAGGACCAAGTGCCGGTCGGCATGGAGCGCTTCCGCACCAACATCCTCATCGACTGCGAGGAGCCTTGGGCGGAGGACCTGTGGGAAAGCGTGGAGATCGCCGGCATCACCTTCGATCTCGTCAAGCCCTGCGCTCGATGCATCATGACCACTCAGGACCAGATGACCGGTGAACGCATTGGTGGCAATCCGATTCAGGGGCTTGCGGAAAAGCGCATGTCCGCGGATCGCCGCGTGCCGGGCGTGCTCTTCGGCTGGAATGCCGTGCCAAGGGGCGAGGGGATCGTCAGGATCGGCGACGAGGCGAGGGTGGTTCGCCGGCGTACCGAACGCTGGCCGATGAAGATACGCAGCATCGGTTGAGCCGCAGCCACGACCTCGCGGCCATCAATTCCTGTGATTGTATCGTCAATAAATTTGGCTTTGCGCAGATTGTGCGCCGCAATAGGATGGCCCTCAAAAAAATAGGAGCTTCCTATGTCCGCTGCCACCCCACCCGCCAAGCATTCCACTGATCACCTGCCTTGGCTGATCATCGCCGCCGGTTCCATGATCGCCATGCTGACCTTCGGTCCCCGCTCGGCCATGGGCTTCTTCCAATTGCCGATGCTCGCCGACACCGGCTGGGATCGAACGACCTTCGGTCTTGCCATGGCCATCCAGAATCTCTGCTGGGGCCTTGGCCAGCCGTTCTTCGGGGCATTGGCTGACAAGTTCGGCACCTGGCGCATGCTGGCGCTGTCCGGTCTTTTCTATTCCAGCGGTTTGTTCATCATGGCCTACGCCAATGCGCCGATCTGGTTGCATGTCGGCGGCGGCGTGCTCGTCGGTCTCGGCGTTGCCTCCGGTTCTTTCGGCATCGTGCTCTCGGCTTTTGCGCGCAATGTCGCGCCTCATCACCGTTCGTTCGTCTTCGGCATTGGTACGGCGGCGGGATCGGCCGGCATGTTCCTGTTCGCGCCGCTGAGCCAGGGGCTCATTTCCGCCTATGGCTGGTCCGACAGTCTCGTCTATCTCGGCTTCCTGATGCTGCTCGTGCCGCTCTTCGCCCTTCCGTTGCGCGGCAATGCCATGTCCGGGCGGCATTCCGAAGCGCTGTCCAAGCAGACCGTCGGCGAGGCCATAAAGGAAGCTCTCGGACACAGGAGCTATCTGCTGCTCGTCTCCGGCTTCTTCGTCTGCGGCTATCAGGTCGCCTTCATCACCGCGCATTTCCCCGCCTATCTCGGCGACATCGGCATCGATGCGCGCTATGCGGTGATCGCGCTCGCCCTGATCGGCTTCTTCAACATCATCGGTTCGCTGTCGGCCGGTTTCATCAGCCAACGCTATTCGAAGCCGTATTTCCTTGTGTGGATCTACCTGGGTCGCTCGGTTGCCGTAGCGGCGTTCCTGCTTCTGCCCCAGTCGCCGACCTCTGTGGTCATCTTCGCGATCGTTATGGGCCTCTTGTGGCTGTCGACCGTTCCGCCGACCAACGCGCTGGTAGCGATCATGTTCGGCACGCGGCACCTCGGTCTGCTCGGCGGCATCGTTTTCCTCTCGCACCAGGTCGGTTCTTTCCTCGGCGTCTGGATGGGCGGCTATCTCTATGACCGCTTGGGATCCTACGATCCGGTCTGGTGGCTGGGGGTCGCGCTCGGCATCTTTGCGGCCATCGTCCATTGGCCGATCGAGGAGCGGGGCGTCGCTCGCCCGGCCTTGGCCTGAGAGATAAGTTCGATGCGTCCGACGATTTGTCGGGCGCATCAGCCTTGAAATCTGTCACAAAACTTTCTAAATCAGTCGCCGCGGCTCAGCCGCTTTTGTTTTGACCTAATTATGCTCACTTTGAGCATAAAGGTGGCCGGAAACGGCGAGAGAGGAGATCTCGATGACCAGTCTTGACCTTCGCGCGGGCGCAACAGCTGCCCCGGCTTTCCTGAGTGCCGCGGCGCGCTACGGTGTCATGGAAAGGCCGGACCTCGCCTTTACACCGGCGGTTGCCCGTGAGACCGAGCACCTCTACGAGAAGGTCAAGGACTTCATTCCGGCAATCGAGTGGGCGGCCTATGCACCCTATGTGCATGCGATCAACCGGCTGAAGAAGGAGCGCAACGCCGTCATCCTGGCGCACAATTACCAGACGCCGGACATCTTTCACTGCGTTGCCGACATCGTTGGCGATTCGCTGCAACTCGCCCGCGACGCCACCAAGGTCGATGCCGAGATCATCGTCCAGTGCGGCGTGCACTTCATGGCCGAG contains the following coding sequences:
- a CDS encoding MOSC domain-containing protein: MKVTGLNIHPLKSGRAVPQTAVTVNLDGLAGDRRFMVVEPDGQFITQRELQALAQVEATHIDGGVQLKMHGNEISVRFDPDSRLAVRVWSSDVNAAVADDAVNEELSAWFGRPVKLVHMDEEAERFVGAEWAGIAAPVGFADGFPVLITTTGSLVDLNRTLVEKDQVPVGMERFRTNILIDCEEPWAEDLWESVEIAGITFDLVKPCARCIMTTQDQMTGERIGGNPIQGLAEKRMSADRRVPGVLFGWNAVPRGEGIVRIGDEARVVRRRTERWPMKIRSIG
- a CDS encoding MFS transporter codes for the protein MSAATPPAKHSTDHLPWLIIAAGSMIAMLTFGPRSAMGFFQLPMLADTGWDRTTFGLAMAIQNLCWGLGQPFFGALADKFGTWRMLALSGLFYSSGLFIMAYANAPIWLHVGGGVLVGLGVASGSFGIVLSAFARNVAPHHRSFVFGIGTAAGSAGMFLFAPLSQGLISAYGWSDSLVYLGFLMLLVPLFALPLRGNAMSGRHSEALSKQTVGEAIKEALGHRSYLLLVSGFFVCGYQVAFITAHFPAYLGDIGIDARYAVIALALIGFFNIIGSLSAGFISQRYSKPYFLVWIYLGRSVAVAAFLLLPQSPTSVVIFAIVMGLLWLSTVPPTNALVAIMFGTRHLGLLGGIVFLSHQVGSFLGVWMGGYLYDRLGSYDPVWWLGVALGIFAAIVHWPIEERGVARPALA